One Stenotrophomonas maltophilia R551-3 genomic window, GGCGGTGCCGATCATCGTCGACCGCGAAGGCAATCTCTGGGTCGGCACCAACCTGGGCCTCAACCGCTTCCGTGCGCGCAGCGTGCACACGCTGGCGGTGGGGCCCAGTGATCCCTACCGCTCGCTGGTGCGGGCCAGCGATGGACGTGTGTACGGCTATGGCGAGGACCTCAAGCCGTACGATCTGCGCCGGCCGTTGCTGGAAGGCAGTGCCGCACAACTGCAGGTGGCCGCGCGCCGGGCACCCACGCCAATCTGGCAGTTCGATTGGATCAACCTCGCGCGCACGGTCGAAGGTCGCACCACGCTGATTCCACTGCCCGCGCCGTTCACCGGGCAACCGCTGCATGCCCTGCTGTTCCCCGACGACAACCAAGCCTGGGTCTGCAGTGGCGAACGCGGCGTGCTGCATTACCTGCACGGCCAGTGGCAGCGCGAAACGCGCCTGCCCGAACTGGCCTGCTCATCGCTGGCGCTGGATGCCAATGGCCAGCTGCTGCTCGGCTATGCCGACGGCCGGCTGCGCAGCATGAGCGCGACCCGCGTCAAGGCTGTCGATGCCAGCCACGGGCTGTCGGTCGGGCCGGTCACCGCGCTGCTGCACCACCAGGACCTGTTGCTGGTGGCCGGTGAGGCTGGACTGGCCGCTCGCCTCGGCAACGGCCGCTTCATGCCGGTCAACACTGACATGGCCGGCGTGCTGGAGGGCATCACTGGCATGGTCGCCGATGCACACGGGCACCTGTGGCTCAACGGCAGTCGTGGCCTGGTCCGCCTTGGGAGCGATCAGCTGCGACGGGCGCTGCGTACCGGGCAGCCGGTGACGCCACGCCTGTTCGATGCGGTGGATGGCATGCCGGGCATCGCCCTGCAGAGCGGACCGATCGCCACCGCTGCACTGGCCGATGACGGACTGCTGTGGCTGGCGACCAACCAGGGCTTGGCCTGGCTGGATACCACGCACTCGCATATCAACACCACGGCGCCCAGCGTACGCATCGGCGAAGTGCTGTACGGCAGTGAGCACCAACCACTGCGTGACGGCCTGCGCCTGCCCGCTGGCACCAGCCAGCTGCAGATCGACTACGTGGCGTTGTCGCTGGCGCGTCCGGAGCGCAACCGCTACCGCTATCGACTGTCCGGCGTCGACGACGGTTGGCAGGATGCCGGCAGCAGCACGCGGGCGTACTACACCAACCTGGCACCCGGCAGTTACCGCTTCGAGGTGGAAGCCGCCAACGAAGACGGCATCTGGAGCACTGCACCGGCCAGCCGCAGCTTCCGCATCGCGCCCACCTTCATGCAGACCGTCTGGTTCAAGCTGTTGTGCGCGGCGGCAATCCTGGCGCTGCTGGTTCTGGCAGTGCGCATCCGCAGCGGGCAGCTGGCCGCCCTGTTCCGCGCACGCCTGCAGGAACGACATGGCGAACGCGAGCGCATTGCCCGCGACCTGCACGATACCCTGCTGCAGGGCAGCCAGGGCCTGATCCTTCGCCTGCATGCGATCAGCCAGTCGCCACAGACATCCGAAACGGTGCGCGGCCAGCTGGAATCGGCAATGCAGCTTGCCGAGCGCAACCTGGCCGAGGGCCGCGAGCGGGTCAATGCACTGCGCGATGGCCCATTCGCCGGGCGCGACCTGGCCTCGGTACTGGCCGACGTGCATGCCGAGTACGCCGGCCAGGGCACCAATCCGCTACGCCTGACCGTGGAAGGTGCGCCGCCACCGCTGCAGGCCGACGCCGCCGAGGAAGTGTTCCTGATCGGCCGCGAAGCAATCCGCAACGCATTGCGTCACGCCGATGCCCGTGCCATCGAGGTGGAGCTGTCCTACGGAGCGCGCTGCTTCCTGCTGCATGTGCGCGACGATGGCGTCGGCATTGCCGACGAGAACGCCGCCCGTGGCCACTGGGGCCTGCAGGGCATGCGTGAGCGCGCGCAGCGCCTCGGCGCGGACCTGCAGTTGTGGACCCGCCCCGGCCTGGGCACCGAGGTGGCGTTGTCGGTTCCCGCGCGGCGCCTGTATCACCGCGGCCCATCGCGTTGGCGCTGGCCCTGGAGTAAAGCAAACCATGACTGAGTCCCCTGCCCCGATCGGCGTGCTGGTGGTCGATGACCATCCACTGCTGCGCGACGGCCTGGCCGCCCTGCTGGGCGCACAACCCGATCTGCGCCTGCTCGGCGAGGCCGCCGATGGCGAAGAGGCCATCGCCTGCTATCAGCGGCTGCAGCCCGACGTGGTGCTGATGGACCTGCAGATGCCGCGCCTGGATGGCGTGGAAGCCATCGTGCGGATCCGCGCGCTGGACCCGCGCGCGCGCATCATCGTGCTGACCACCTACCGTGGTGACGTACGCGCGGTCCGCGCGCTGCAGGCCGGCGCCAGCGCCTATCTGCTGAAGGACATGCTGCGCCATGAGCTGGTCGATACGATCCGCATGGTCGCTGGCGGCCGCCGCGCACCGATTCCCCCGGCGGTGGCGGCCAGCATCGCCGCGCATGTGGTGGAAGACCGGTTGTCGCCGCGCGAAACCGAGGTACTGAGGCATGTGGCCGGCGGCCTGTCGAACAAGCGCATCGGCGAGCGCATGCAGATTTCCGAGCAGACAGTGAAGGCGCACATGAAGAGCCTGATGGACAAGCTGGGCGTGGGTGATCGCACGCATGCGGTGACCCAGGCGCTGCGGCGCGGGATCATCAGCCTGGACGACAGCGGTCACGATTAGGGAGTTGTTCGGCAGGGCTTGCAGCCCTGCACCTGCGGTAGTGCCGGCCGCTGGCCGGCAACCTCAACAGCAACGGCGAAAGCGGGGTTTCCGTGGGATGGCGGGGCGGTGTTGGTAGGTGTCGACCTTGGTCGACACGGTAGATCCAGGCCATGCGTGGATGAAGCTCAATCGGATCGGAATCGAACATCTGGAAGGAAGAACAGGGGTCAGCACTTTCGGCTACAGCGCCTCGGCAAGGAACTCCAGCACCGCTGGCCCTACCTCTCGGTCCGCGCGGGCATGACCTTCGGCCGTGCCCCCCACTTCAATGTACGGGCCTACATCATGGCGATGGGTGGTCGGCTGCAGAAACGGGGTGATCAGATGCCCCGCATCTGAGTAGTACAGGAAACGGTCACGGTCACCACGCCCTGCGGCTGCAAGCCGACGCTGCGCAACAGCCAGCATCGTGCCTGAGTCACCCAGCCGATCGTCACCACCTCCGATCCACAACGTGCGTGCAGCAATGTCCTCGATGGGCAGCATCGCGGTACGCAATGCCGGTTCCCACTGCGGCCCCGGTCTGCCCCAGTCAACCTCCTCGCGATACGGCAGCCACGGCAGGGGTTCGCCCTGCCAGCTCAAGGGGGAACGGTCCACCGCTCGGAAATCGGCCGGGGCCACGTCACGGGCGATGCCACGAAACGGGGCTGGACTGCCTACCCAGGACACAGCGACGCGGAGCTCAGGCAGATGCACCGCCGTGGCCATGGTCACGATGCCGCCCCAGGAGCCTCCCATCAGCCCTACCCGCTGTGGATCCACCCGGGGATGGCGCTGCAGCCAGTGCACTGCGTCGCGTACGGTTTCCAACGGAACCTCGATCAGATCCTTGGGCACGCCCGGCCCGCGATACCACGCCACCGACACCGCGACATAGCCGTTGCTGGCCAGCCAGGCGGCATAGAGGTCGCCACCGTCGAATCCGCCTTCGGCACCGCCCAGCGTCACCAATGCTGGCGCCCGTGCATCAGCCTGCTGGCCCGATGGCAGGTACAGATGTGCTTCGCGGCCACCGATTTCGACCTGTTGCACCTGCACGCCCGGCAACATCAGATGGCGCTTCAGGGTCCGCCGTGCGACCACCGATCCTGCACGCTCCACCTCCAGTTCGAAGGCCTGTGACTGGAACCCCAAGCCGTCATCGGCGCGCTGCCACTGCACGGGAAGTGCGCTGGCTCTCCCTTCCTGTGGTTGCATCGACCAGATCAGCCCGCTCGCATCGACGCCTCGATAGCTGCCCTGCTCCGAGCCGCTGCGTGCGGTGTCGACCGTCCCCTGCGGGTCCGCGCGCAGTGCAGCCTGTGACTGCCAGCGCCGGCCCCGGCTGTCCCGCATCGACAACCGTAGTTGCACCACCTCGGCCGCCGCCAGTCCCTCAACCCTAATGGCTGGAATACGATCAGCGCGCCCCTGATGGTCATCGAAAATGACCCGCACATCAGCCAACGCAGGCAGCGCCAGCACGCCCAGCAACACACCCAAGCACCACCGCATCCGCGTGCTCCACCCTGATCTGGAAAGGCGCAGGGTGCACTGGCCGCAACGACCGGATTGCGTACTTCGGCGACGATGGCACCAACCGTGCCGCTGCAGGCACCAGCCGTGTGTCAGGCGCGTGCCGCCAAGGCCGCCTCCAGCACCGGCCGGTAGCTGCGGCTCACCGGCAGCTGCACGCCATCGGCCAGTTCAAGCAGCGCATCACCGTTGTGGCGCTCGATCAGTGATCGCACCCGCAGCGGGTTGACCAGCGCCGAGCGGTGCACGCGCAACAGTCCTCCATCCGCCAGCCGTTCGGCCAGCTGCGCCAGCGGCTCACGCAGCAGGTGCAGTCGCTGCCCCACGTGCACGCATGCGTAATGACCGGCCATGTCGATGTAGTCGATCTCCGCCAGCGGTACATACTGGACACCACCACTACCAGGCACCGCCAGGGTCTGCGCACCATCCTCCGTACGCGGTGCCAGGCCTGCCAGGCGGCGCACGCGCTCGATCGCTTCACGCAACCGCTGCGCTGCCACCGGCTTGAGCAGATAGTCTGCGACGCCCAGTTCGAACGCGCGCAGCGCATGCTGCGGCAGCGCGGTCACGAAGATGGTGTGCGCGGCCAGCGCCGGCTGCTGCTGGGGCAACTCCCAGCCACGACCGTCGGGCAGGACCAGATCCAGCAGCAGCAGATCGAAACGGCGCCCCTGAAGCTGCTCGCGTGCCTGCGCGAGGGTGGCGGCTTCAGCATCGACCCTGACCTGCGGAATGCCCGCCAGCAACTGGCGCAGGCGGTCACGTGCCAGCGCCACGTCATCCACCAGCAGCACGCTCAGCGGACGCGTCACGCGATGCACTCCGGCAAGGTCACGCGTGCACGATAGCCGCCGCCCTCGCTGGCGGTCTGCAACCGGCCTCCCATCATCGCCAGGCGCCGCTGCAGTGCAGCCTGGCCAGTGCCCAGTCCATCGTTCGTGCCGGGACGCAGGCAGGGGTTGAACAGCACCACATCAAGCAGGCCGTCTTCCACTCCGGCCCATAGCTCGATCCGCAATGGCCCGTCCCCCGGCTGCCAGCCACTGTGCAACACCGCATTCTCGATCAACGGCTGCAGCAACAGACCGGGGACCGTACAGGCCAATGCAGCCGCGGTGGCCTGCAGATGCAGATGCACCTCCTGATCGTGCAGCAGCGACTGCAGCGCGACATAGTCCTGTGCTGCGCCCAGTTCATCGGCAAAGCAGCGCTGCGACGGGCATTGCAGGGTATCGCGCAGCAGCGAGGACAGCTGCGCCAGTGCGGCATCCGCCGCGCGTGGACGTTGCAGTGCCAAACCGCCGATGGCGTTGAGCGCATTGAACAGGAAGTGGTGCTGCAGATGCTGGCGCAGCGCTGTTTCACGAGCCTGCTGCAGCACCTCTGACTGCGCCCTCAACCGCTGCAGTCCGGCCAGGCCATGGCCCACGCCCGCCACCGCAATGAAGGTCGGCAACGCAAACAGCGCGGTAATACCAATCGCGCGCAACACCTGCTGCAGTGCTGGCCAGGGTTGCCCCTGCCACAGCTGCAGCAGCACATGGCCCAGGGTCCATCCCAATGCCGTCAACAGCGGAGTCAGCAGCAGGCACAGCGCCAACCATCCGGCCAGATGCCGGCGTCCAGACAGTGGCCAGCGCCGGCACGCATCCCACAACAATGGCGTCGCCAGCATCCAGGGCAGCTCGGCGCCAAGGATGAACAACGCTGCCGGAATCAGACCGCCAGGCTGTTGGCTCAGGTGCACCGCCGGCACGGCGGTGGCGATCAACACCCCCCACAGGGCCAGCATCACCCAGTGTGGGCGTGGCAGCGGAAGCGGCGCCTCATGGGCTGGCAGCAGCAAGGCAGGCGAAACAGGCATGCACGGATTCGAACGGGAAACGGGCACCATGCTAGATGCCCGCACCGAATCATTCCCGTGCCGGAAGCAAGGGGCTGTCCACTGCCACGGATCCGCATCGTGCCTGGATTCCGTTCGACGCTGGGGTCAGAGCCCTTCCCGGTCGGAAGGGATCCGACCCCGCCGATCATTGCGCCTTCGCCGCCTCGGCATTCCACGCTGCGACCCTGGCCTTGGTATCGGCCAGCATCTTGTCCAGCGCTGCACGGTCATACACGGTGCCACGCAGAATCACGCTGTCGATCTTCTCGGTCGCCGCAATGTCCCGCAGCGGATTGGCGGTCAGCAGCACCAGATCGGCAGCCTTGCCCTGCGCCACACCACCGTAGCGGTCCATCTGGCCGAACCAGGCCGGGCCGGAACGGGTCGCGGCAGACAGCGCCTGCGGAGCACTCAGGCCTTCCTTCACGAACAGCTGCAGCTCCTGGTGCAGGGCGATGCCCGGGAAGTTGAACGAGTTGAGGAAGCCTGCGTCCGTGCCGGCGA contains:
- a CDS encoding response regulator — encoded protein: MTESPAPIGVLVVDDHPLLRDGLAALLGAQPDLRLLGEAADGEEAIACYQRLQPDVVLMDLQMPRLDGVEAIVRIRALDPRARIIVLTTYRGDVRAVRALQAGASAYLLKDMLRHELVDTIRMVAGGRRAPIPPAVAASIAAHVVEDRLSPRETEVLRHVAGGLSNKRIGERMQISEQTVKAHMKSLMDKLGVGDRTHAVTQALRRGIISLDDSGHD
- a CDS encoding LytR/AlgR family response regulator transcription factor: MTRPLSVLLVDDVALARDRLRQLLAGIPQVRVDAEAATLAQAREQLQGRRFDLLLLDLVLPDGRGWELPQQQPALAAHTIFVTALPQHALRAFELGVADYLLKPVAAQRLREAIERVRRLAGLAPRTEDGAQTLAVPGSGGVQYVPLAEIDYIDMAGHYACVHVGQRLHLLREPLAQLAERLADGGLLRVHRSALVNPLRVRSLIERHNGDALLELADGVQLPVSRSYRPVLEAALAARA
- a CDS encoding sensor histidine kinase, with amino-acid sequence MRAMHGRPFPFLRRLPTLLTCLLLWTALPAFAVQRPAVNSGLTGYEHTAWRVGQGAPGDIWDISQDRDGLLWLATGSGLYRFDGRRFERQAPPVGGQFPSTNMVTLAHAADGALWIGYFQAGISQFARGQLHNYGRDQGVPVGVVPHFSQDRDGRLWAAINGGLRWFDGQRWQRLPTGTGVPEHRVQWALHDSHGTFWVLADLKIWKRAAGATRFEDTGIAVSQMATLAESPQGDVWLADRVRGASPLANAQGLLPDSEREARRLPDLVAARLQFTADGALWATMSPHGGVARITFDGDRAVRMERFDSPHGLTATSAVPIIVDREGNLWVGTNLGLNRFRARSVHTLAVGPSDPYRSLVRASDGRVYGYGEDLKPYDLRRPLLEGSAAQLQVAARRAPTPIWQFDWINLARTVEGRTTLIPLPAPFTGQPLHALLFPDDNQAWVCSGERGVLHYLHGQWQRETRLPELACSSLALDANGQLLLGYADGRLRSMSATRVKAVDASHGLSVGPVTALLHHQDLLLVAGEAGLAARLGNGRFMPVNTDMAGVLEGITGMVADAHGHLWLNGSRGLVRLGSDQLRRALRTGQPVTPRLFDAVDGMPGIALQSGPIATAALADDGLLWLATNQGLAWLDTTHSHINTTAPSVRIGEVLYGSEHQPLRDGLRLPAGTSQLQIDYVALSLARPERNRYRYRLSGVDDGWQDAGSSTRAYYTNLAPGSYRFEVEAANEDGIWSTAPASRSFRIAPTFMQTVWFKLLCAAAILALLVLAVRIRSGQLAALFRARLQERHGERERIARDLHDTLLQGSQGLILRLHAISQSPQTSETVRGQLESAMQLAERNLAEGRERVNALRDGPFAGRDLASVLADVHAEYAGQGTNPLRLTVEGAPPPLQADAAEEVFLIGREAIRNALRHADARAIEVELSYGARCFLLHVRDDGVGIADENAARGHWGLQGMRERAQRLGADLQLWTRPGLGTEVALSVPARRLYHRGPSRWRWPWSKANHD
- a CDS encoding acyl-CoA thioesterase/bile acid-CoA:amino acid N-acyltransferase family protein — its product is MRWCLGVLLGVLALPALADVRVIFDDHQGRADRIPAIRVEGLAAAEVVQLRLSMRDSRGRRWQSQAALRADPQGTVDTARSGSEQGSYRGVDASGLIWSMQPQEGRASALPVQWQRADDGLGFQSQAFELEVERAGSVVARRTLKRHLMLPGVQVQQVEIGGREAHLYLPSGQQADARAPALVTLGGAEGGFDGGDLYAAWLASNGYVAVSVAWYRGPGVPKDLIEVPLETVRDAVHWLQRHPRVDPQRVGLMGGSWGGIVTMATAVHLPELRVAVSWVGSPAPFRGIARDVAPADFRAVDRSPLSWQGEPLPWLPYREEVDWGRPGPQWEPALRTAMLPIEDIAARTLWIGGGDDRLGDSGTMLAVAQRRLAAAGRGDRDRFLYYSDAGHLITPFLQPTTHRHDVGPYIEVGGTAEGHARADREVGPAVLEFLAEAL
- a CDS encoding sensor histidine kinase is translated as MPVSPALLLPAHEAPLPLPRPHWVMLALWGVLIATAVPAVHLSQQPGGLIPAALFILGAELPWMLATPLLWDACRRWPLSGRRHLAGWLALCLLLTPLLTALGWTLGHVLLQLWQGQPWPALQQVLRAIGITALFALPTFIAVAGVGHGLAGLQRLRAQSEVLQQARETALRQHLQHHFLFNALNAIGGLALQRPRAADAALAQLSSLLRDTLQCPSQRCFADELGAAQDYVALQSLLHDQEVHLHLQATAAALACTVPGLLLQPLIENAVLHSGWQPGDGPLRIELWAGVEDGLLDVVLFNPCLRPGTNDGLGTGQAALQRRLAMMGGRLQTASEGGGYRARVTLPECIA